The Piliocolobus tephrosceles isolate RC106 chromosome 2, ASM277652v3, whole genome shotgun sequence genome window below encodes:
- the LOC111555542 gene encoding uncharacterized protein LOC111555542, which produces MPPLLSTTPPPVILWWHLTPNASSIPSRLLPVPGSILSPFKPKGSFARRQPALQEQKAWTSTVFTTISAPGRGALEEGCDQLFRIQVFTGYFSVPHGVGKSAGAATGEEGGARLRTTGTWSAGIPEGGPQVAARGGGRGREGGGLGARRAVTAARRGGASRPLAGEPWREAAPRRPHQCPRPQQRPCPPPRGPPGRRPRAPRAFDARAPRARRPPARGRARESPSAALASPIVSNAPTTPASQNPGLRAQERQGGRRAVGGGGAGAEPPRVPPCRPAGCSGGNRSSRAAGVGPRTTRRKPPPRPPGTAPAAGLRSAPLLLEDLGARKSAPRASCRPRRVAWIPRSGTPR; this is translated from the exons ATGCCCCCTCTGCTGTCCACCACACCCCCGCCTGTCATCCTTTGGTGGCATCTTACTCCAAACGCCAGTTCCATCCCCTCCAGGCTTCTCCCCGTCCCTGGCTCCATCCTCTCTCCATTTAAGCCTAAGGGCAGCTTTGCTAGAAGACAGCCCGCcctgcaggaacagaaagcctgGACTTCCACTGTGTTCACCACCATCAGCGCCCCGGGCCGCGGGG CGCTCGAGGAGGGATGTGATCAGCTTTTCCGGATTCAGGTCTTTACCGGATACTTCTCTGTGCCCCACGGCGTGGGTAAAAGTGCAGGGGCGGCCACGGGCGAGGAAGGCGGGGCGCGGCTCCGGACGACTGGGACGTGGTCGGCGGGAATCCCGGAGGGCGGCCCGCAGGTGGCGGCgcggggcggcgggcggggcCGGGAAGGGGGAGGGCTCGGCGCGCGTCGGGCGGTGACGGCAGCGCGGAGGGGAGGTGCGAGCCGCCCGCTCGCCGGGGAGCCATGGCGAGAGGCCGCGCCGCGGCGCCCGCATCAGTGCCCGCGTCCGCAGCAGCGCCCCTGCCCGCCGCCCCGGGGCCCACCCGGCCGCCGCCCCCGCGCGCCCCGAGCCTTTGACGCCCGCGCGCCTCGAGCGAGGCGTCCCCCGGCGCGGGGCCGCGCGCGGGAGAGTCCGAGTGCAGCCTTAGCGTCCCCGATAGTCTCGAACGCCCCGACGACCCCCGCGTCTCAGAACCCCGGACTCCGAGCCCAGGAGCGCCAGGGCGGCAGGCGGGCAGTAGGAGGCGGCGGCGCCGGAGCGGAGCCACCGCGAGTGCCCCCGTGCCGCCCGGCCGGCTGCAGCGGAGGGAACCGGAGCAGCCGGGCGGCCGGGGTCGGGCCGAGAACGACGCGGAGGAAGCCCCCACCGAGGCCCCCGGGGACCGCGCCTGCTGCCGGGTTGCGCTCCGCGCCCCTCTTGCTG GAGGACCTCGGAGCCCGGAAAAGTGCCCCTAGGGCATCGTGTCGGCCACGCCGCGTGGCCTGGATTCCGCGCTCCGGCACTCCGAGGTGA